A single window of Rhipicephalus microplus isolate Deutch F79 chromosome 5, USDA_Rmic, whole genome shotgun sequence DNA harbors:
- the LOC119174678 gene encoding PI-PLC X domain-containing protein 3 codes for MWVWWFYATGTKHAHQLEGACVLADPAYDRAASDGGAVDMAAVTDGDATSEMENWMGNLPEELHNVPLNHLAIPGSHDSCSYTISPQAEIAPDNEYYGNKLLKLLGPIGKQIMYSWSVTQNISTMEQLHAGIRYFDIRIAVRKDPKDENLYLIHGLFGAVVDNFLVEVKEFLESHKKEVILVHFQHFYNMTDTDHNRLLNKLTSAFGPLMCQFTTDLDNITLASLWRRGYQMITFYGHEKLAKYHPYLWPTSYIPNPWPDEDDAGRLVTFWNQTLQQGRDPKAFFVLQAVGTPQPSTVTMHICNSLRVYVVPKVNAVLESWLSSQVPGSGNHTCNIIMSDFVEMNNYRIPKMVVEMNQKLLENASATAGDEMV; via the exons ATGTGGGTGTGGTGGTTCTACGCAACTGGTACCAAGCATGCTCATCAGCTGGAGGGTGCTTGCGTGCTCGCCGATCCTGCGTACGATCGCGCAGCTTCTGACGGTGGTGCCGTCGATATGGCAGCCGTGACCGATGGGGACGCAACGTCCGAGATGGAAAATTGGATGGGCAACCTGCCGGAGGAGCTGCACAACGTACCGCTGAACCACCTAGCCATACCAG GATCGCACGATAGCTGCAGCTATACCATATCACCACAAGCAGAAATAGCGCCGGACAACGAGTACTACGGCAACAAGCTGTTGAAACTTCTGGGTCCCATAGGAAAGCAGATCATGTACAGCTGGTCAGTCACGCAGAACATCAGCACTATGGAGCAGTTGCATGCTGGCATCCGCTACTTCGACATCAGGATAGCCGTAAGGAAGGATCCGAAAGACGAAAATTTGTACCTTATTCACGGGCTGTTCGGTGCCGTCGTTGACAACTTCCTCGTGGAAGTCAAGGAGTTCCTCGAAAGCCACAAGAAAGAGGTCATACTGGTTCACTTTCAGCACTTCTACAACATGACGGACACTGACCATAACCGCCTCCTGAACAAGTTGACGAGCGCGTTCGGCCCACTTATGTGCCAGTTCACCACAGACCTGGACAACATCACCCTCGCGTCACTGTGGCGGCGTGGATATCAGATGATCACCTTCTACGGTCACGAAAAGTTGGCCAAGTACCATCCGTACCTCTGGCCTACGAGCTACATCCCAAACCCGTGGCCAGATGAAGACGACGCTGGGCGCCTGGTCACATTTTGGAACCAAACATTGCAGCAGGGACGTGATCCCAAGGCGTTCTTCGTGCTTCAGGCCGTTGGCACTCCTCAGCCTTCGACGGTCACCATGCACATCTGCAATAGCCTCAGGGTCTACGTCGTCCCCAAGGTGAATGCGGTCCTAGAGAGCTGGCTATCAAGCCAAGTGCCGGGTAGCGGTAATCACACTTGCAACATCATCATGTCCGACTTTGTGGAGATGAACAACTACCGAATTCCGAAAATGGTGGTGGAAATGAATCAGAAGCTCTTGGAAAACGCATCTGCCACTGCGGGAGACGAGATGGTGTGA
- the LOC119174677 gene encoding mitochondrial inner membrane protease ATP23 homolog, with translation MSNAQQTNSQPDDSSKKEAKPEQSYGFESYPERRGGKKPENWLRIALFGEGRENLDNIRCEKNVVDCVKDSPLVKLMISALKSAGCDIDIRRNICCEPCEGLVTGGFDTEYNQVVVCQNKARSRGTVQGVLAHELMHMFDYCRAHMDFKNMDHLACTEVRAANLFHCSFMSAMSQGSASPFNIARSHAECVKRKAVSSIVVARGVSQEEARSAVDRIFDKCYNDLEPVGRRIRRNSPHMQWAYRERYHYGYDE, from the exons ATGTCTAACGCTCAACAGACCAACAGTCAGCCTGATGATTCGTCGAAGAAAGAAGCTAAACCTGAACAAAGTTACGGCTTTGAGAGCTACCCGGAAAGACGGGGTGGAAAGAAGCCCGAGAACTGGCTGCGAATCGCGCTGTTCGGCGAAGGTCGAGAAAACTTAGACAACATCCGCTGTGAAAAGAATGTCGTGGACTGCGTCAAGGACA GTCCCCTGGTAAAGCTGATGATAAGTGCTTTAAAAAGTGCCGGCTG TGACATAGACATTCGAAGGAACATCTGCTGTGAGCCATGCGAAGGTCTTGTAACTGGTGGCTTTGACACGGAGTATAACCAAGTCGTCGTGTGCCAGAATAAGGCCAGGTCGAGAGGCACCGTTCAGGGTGTGCTTGCCCATGAGCTCATGCACATGTTCGACTACTGCCGAGCCCATATGGACTTCAAGAACATGGATCATCTTGCTTGTACAGAG GTTCGCGCTGCAAATTTGTTCCATTGCTCCTTCATGAGTGCCATGTCGCAAGGTTCAGCAAGTCCCTTCAATATAGCTAGGTCTCATGCG GAATGTGTCAAGCGAAAGGCTGTCAGTTCCATCGTTGTGGCGAGGGGTGTTTCGCAAGAGGAGGCAAGAAGTGCTGTTGATCGTATTTTCGACAAGTGCTACAACGACCTTGAACCTGTGGGAAGGCGGATACGTAGGAATTCGCCACACATGCAGTGGGCATATCGGGAACGCTACCATTATGGATACGACGAATAA